In Maridesulfovibrio sp., a single genomic region encodes these proteins:
- a CDS encoding carboxymuconolactone decarboxylase family protein, whose translation MKNETTLNARQQSIVTIAAFTASGDIEKLKPALNEGLDAGLTINEIKEVLVQMYAYTGFPRSLNGMAAFMSVVKDRKANGIQDEEGKEASPVPADFNRDEYGAKVRAKLAGLDKDISGAEWQLFCPIMDTFLKEHLFADIFVRDVLSEEDRELATIAALANMSGTGGQLFFHYGAAMNSGLTEDQMNSFVEVLDTKVDKKQAQSAKEVLAGVLAKRSK comes from the coding sequence ATGAAGAATGAAACAACCCTTAATGCCCGGCAGCAGTCTATCGTTACCATCGCCGCTTTTACCGCGAGCGGTGATATCGAAAAATTGAAACCGGCGCTTAATGAAGGTCTGGATGCCGGACTGACCATCAATGAAATCAAGGAAGTTCTGGTCCAGATGTATGCCTATACCGGTTTTCCCCGCAGTCTTAACGGCATGGCTGCGTTCATGTCCGTTGTTAAAGACCGCAAGGCCAACGGCATTCAGGACGAGGAAGGGAAGGAAGCCAGTCCTGTCCCGGCAGATTTCAACAGGGACGAATACGGCGCTAAAGTCCGGGCCAAGCTTGCCGGACTCGACAAGGATATCTCCGGCGCGGAATGGCAGTTGTTTTGCCCGATCATGGATACATTCCTGAAAGAGCACCTTTTCGCGGATATCTTTGTTCGTGACGTGCTCAGCGAAGAAGATCGCGAGCTGGCTACCATCGCGGCACTTGCCAATATGAGCGGTACCGGCGGACAGCTTTTCTTCCACTACGGAGCTGCCATGAACTCCGGACTGACCGAAGACCAGATGAACAGCTTTGTTGAAGTGCTTGATACCAAAGTGGATAAAAAACAGGCTCAAAGCGCTAAAGAAGTTCTTGCCGGGGTTCTGGCAAAAAGAAGTAAATAG